A stretch of the Paramormyrops kingsleyae isolate MSU_618 chromosome 16, PKINGS_0.4, whole genome shotgun sequence genome encodes the following:
- the LOC140578715 gene encoding gamma-crystallin M2-like: MSRITFYEDRNFGGRSYECSSDCGDLSSYLSHCYSCRVHSGCFMLYDRTNYMGNQYFVKRGEYPDYMSMGMSDWFRSCRMIPMYRGSYRMRIYDRENFGGQMMEMTDDCDSFMDRYRWSNCMSCHAMDGHWLMYEQPHYRGRMRYFWPGEYRSFGGMRFMSMRRIMDSWY, translated from the exons ATGAGCAGG ATCACCTTCTACGAAGACAGGAACTTCGGGGGTCGCTCCTATGAGTGCAGCAGCGACTGCGGTGACCTCAGTTCCTACTTGAGCCACTGTTACTCCTGCAGAGTGCATAGCGGCTGCTTCATGCTCTATGACCGCACAAACTACATGGGGAACCAGTACTTTGTGAAGAGGGGCGAGTATCCCGACTACATGAGCATGGGCATGAGTGACTGGTTCAGATCCTGCCGCATGATCCCCATG TACAGAGGATCGTACAGGATGAGGATCTATGACAGGGAGAACTTTGGCGGTCAGATGATGGAGATGACGGATGACTGCGACTCCTTCATGGATCGTTACCGCTGGTCCAACTGCATGTCCTGCCACGCGATGGACGGCCACTGGCTGATGTATGAGCAGCCCCACTACAGGGGCAGGATGAGGTACTTCTGGCCTGGGGAGTACAGGAGCTTCGGTGGCATGAGGTTCATGTCCATGAGGCGCATCATGGATTCCTGGTATTAA